The DNA segment TCGACAGCGTGCTCGACCCCCAGCGCCGCGACGCCGGTGAGCCGGGCAGTACACCGTCGAGCAGGCTCGGCGCCGACGTCGCGACGGCACAGACGCTGGACGAGTTCCTGCGGCTGTGCGAGGAAGCGGGCACTGGTTGCCAGTTCGGCGGTTCGGATCCCAGAGGAGAGCTGGAGAAGCTGCTTTCGACCCTGCGCGAGGCACCGGTACCGCTGACCGCGCCGGACGGCGAGGTGGTACCGCTCGGCTACGACTACGTCGTCACCTGGACCGGGCAATGGTTGTATCAGCCCGCGTTCTGGAACGAACTCGGCGGCGCGCCCTTCCTCGCCGCGGTCTCCGCGGCCGTCGAAGACCCTGACGGCGAGGCCGCCGCGACGCTCGCCGAGGAGATCCGCGCCAACAGGCAGGCCGGGCTCATGAGCGCGCCCTACACCGCCATCAATCCCGTTTACCACGCGGTGACCTGCGTCGAGACCCAAGGTCCTCGCGACGCCGCCGCGCTCGCCGACCACGCGCGGGAGCGGGAGGCGCTCGTGCCGCACTTCGGGGCGCTGCGGGCCTACCAGACCAGCCCTTGCCCGGTGTGGCAAGGAGAACGCGCGCGGCCCGTTCCCCTTCCCGGCGAGATCAGGACCGGCGAACCGGTGCTGATCGTCAACAGCAGGTTCGACCCGGCGACCCCGGTCTGGTCGGCCGAGCGGATGCACGAGCTGTTCCCGGGAAGCGCGCTGCTGGTGAACGAGGGCTGGGGGCATGTCGCGAGTCAGCAGTCGGGCTGCGTCAGGGAAGCCACGTCCCGCTACCTGCTGAGCGGGGAAC comes from the Prauserella marina genome and includes:
- a CDS encoding alpha/beta hydrolase, with protein sequence MQRLQWSVVLVAVLAATGCAPAREESGQPPGGVSGAEVPGLLWAECADVPGLLCAEAEVPLDYARPDGTSVTLALTRKPAARDDKLGTLVVHRGGPGYSARDYFAGIEAGAIPPAVNENVSARYDLLGIDTRGSGYSEPAVRCFESEAEAAAFAEKVPTVPTTESERTERAEADAEYARRCHERGGELLDHLTSAVMARDLDLVREALGERRLDYLGQSYGTHLGAVYASMFPERTGRFVFDSVLDPQRRDAGEPGSTPSSRLGADVATAQTLDEFLRLCEEAGTGCQFGGSDPRGELEKLLSTLREAPVPLTAPDGEVVPLGYDYVVTWTGQWLYQPAFWNELGGAPFLAAVSAAVEDPDGEAAATLAEEIRANRQAGLMSAPYTAINPVYHAVTCVETQGPRDAAALADHAREREALVPHFGALRAYQTSPCPVWQGERARPVPLPGEIRTGEPVLIVNSRFDPATPVWSAERMHELFPGSALLVNEGWGHVASQQSGCVREATSRYLLSGELPERGQRCEPDNVPFTE